A single window of Eucalyptus grandis isolate ANBG69807.140 chromosome 1, ASM1654582v1, whole genome shotgun sequence DNA harbors:
- the LOC104445157 gene encoding TMV resistance protein N isoform X4 yields the protein MAASSNMKRNYHVFLSFRGTDVRQGFLSHLYAALDQQGIYTFVDSEELRKGEEISLALMRAIEESHVAIIVFSEHYASSRWCLEELLKIMECKEKNGLKVFPVFYKVEPREVREGRDSYKRAMDNHESKLGKDSEKVKRWKKALSEAGSLSGWELNDR from the exons ATGGCTGCTTCTTCGAATATGAAAAGGAattaccatgtgttcctcagtTTCAGAGGGACAGATGTCCGCCAAGGCTTCCTCAGTCATCTCTACGCGGCTCTGGACCAGCAAGGAATATACACTTTTGTGGATAGCGAGGAGCTTAGGAAAGGAGAGGAAATATCGTTGGCGCTCATGAGGGCGATTGAGGAATCGCACGTTGCGATCATCGTTTTCTCTGAGCACTACGCTTCCTCACGGTGGTGTTTGGAAGAGCTCTTGAAaatcatggagtgcaaggagAAAAATGGCCTGAAGGTGTTCCCtgtgttttacaaagtggaacccaGAGAAGTGAGAGAGGGGAGAGACAGTTATAAGAGAGCTATGGATAACCATGAGTCCAAGTTGGGGAAGGATtcagagaaagtgaagagatggaagaaggcTCTCTCTGAAGCCGGTAGCTTGTCTGGGTGGGAGTTGAATGACAG GTAA
- the LOC104445157 gene encoding protein SUPPRESSOR OF npr1-1, CONSTITUTIVE 1 isoform X2, producing the protein MTGLWGPGGIGKTAIAKALYNAMMRQFQVMDAVKAIVLNLATPKEMTISPCAFKKMKRLRMLILHKVHISSQGLVRLPNALRWLEWPNALHLEFGLGPKKLARLRFQNSHIKQLVGNCQNFICLKSIEFRDCKSLASIPDISSAPLLESLDLFSCKSLVEVHQSVGDLDKLKHLNISSCSNLRIFPNTLKTKSLQWLDFSGCSKLEKCPDILEKMEHLIYFFLKGTAIKELPASIENLVSIEQIDLGCCNNLTRLPSSIHKLKNLKSLVVSYCSNFVMFPKNLEDSIDPDDDLGFPSLRWLDLSHCNLSKASFLRMLPVVLY; encoded by the exons ATGACAG GTCTATGGGGACCTGGAGGCATAGGGAAGACAGCAATTGCCAAGGCCCTATATAATGCTATGATGAGACAATTTCAG GTAATGGATGCAGTAAAGGCCATAGTATTGAACTTGGCCACACCAAAAGAGATGACCATTAGTCCTTGTgctttcaaaaaaatgaaaaggttgaGAATGCTCATCTTGCACAAAGTGCATATCTCTTCACAAGGTCTTGTACGCCTCCCTAATGCACTCAGATGGCTTGAATGGCCCAATGCCCTGCATCTAGAATTTGGCCTTGGTCCAAAGAAACTGGCAAGACTCCGTTTTCAGAACAGTCATATCAAACAATTAGTAGGCAACTGTCAG aattttatatgtttgaagTCCATCGAGTTCCGGGATTGCAAGTCCCTGGCTAGTATTCCTGACATTTCATCGGCTCCACTTCTGGAGAGCTTAGATCTTTTCAGTTGCAAAAGCTTGGTAGAGGTTCACCAATCCGTTGGAGATCTTGACAAGTTGAAACATTTGAATATATCAAGTTGCTCCAATCTTCGGATCTTTCCAAACACACTCAAGACAAAGTCTCTTCAATGGCTTGATTTCTCTGGTTGCTCTAAACTTGAGAAATGCCCTGATATTCTGGAAAAGATGGAACacctaatatatttttttctaaaagggACGGCAATTAAAGAACTCCCTGCAtcaattgaaaatcttgtctctATAGAGCAGATAGATTTAGGTTGTTGCAATAACCTCACAAGGCTTCCGTCGAGCATTCATAAGTTGAAAAATCTCAAGTCTCTGGTAGTTAGCTACTGCTCAAATTTTGTCATGTTTCCAAAGAACTTGGAGGATTCAATTGATCCTGATGACGATTTGGGATTCCCAAGTTTAAGGTGGCTAGACCTCTCTCACTGCAATCTATCAAAAGCGAGTTTCTTGAGAATGCTTCCAGTTGTCCTATATTGA
- the LOC104445157 gene encoding disease resistance protein RUN1 isoform X1: MTGLWGPGGIGKTAIAKALYNAMMRQFQVCSFLEQVREKSHQSGGLVSLQKDLLSEIPVHPLTVYSVAGGISLIQERLCCKKVLLVLDDVDHMNQLNALAGKGNWFGKGSIIIVTTRNKQLLTSHGINRVHRIQTLGCCEARDLFCLHAFPDSESVEIGVDLIDRALRYCDGLPLALEVLGSFLCGRNEAAWESALHKLSKSPDQIINQVLKTSFDGLENNEREIFLDIACFFKGKGVEYIKEVLDDSGFNTTIGIEILIERSLIKNEYGTLQMHDLIQLMGKDIVNEEWPDDPGKRSRLWLFEDVEEVLYEDTVKVMDAVKAIVLNLATPKEMTISPCAFKKMKRLRMLILHKVHISSQGLVRLPNALRWLEWPNALHLEFGLGPKKLARLRFQNSHIKQLVGNCQNFICLKSIEFRDCKSLASIPDISSAPLLESLDLFSCKSLVEVHQSVGDLDKLKHLNISSCSNLRIFPNTLKTKSLQWLDFSGCSKLEKCPDILEKMEHLIYFFLKGTAIKELPASIENLVSIEQIDLGCCNNLTRLPSSIHKLKNLKSLVVSYCSNFVMFPKNLEDSIDPDDDLGFPSLRWLDLSHCNLSKASFLRMLPVVLY; this comes from the exons ATGACAG GTCTATGGGGACCTGGAGGCATAGGGAAGACAGCAATTGCCAAGGCCCTATATAATGCTATGATGAGACAATTTCAGGTTTGTAGTTTTTTGGAGCAAGTTAGAGAAAAATCACACCAAAGCGGTGGTCTTGTTTCTTTACAAAAGGATCTTCTATCTGAGATCCCGGTTCATCCTTTAACGGTCTATAGTGTCGCTGGAGGAATTAGTTTGATACAAGAAAGACTATGTTGCAAGAAGGTTCTCCTGgttcttgatgatgttgacCATATGAATCAATTGAATGCATTAGCTGGAAAAGGCAATTGGTTTGGAAAAGGAAGTATAATCATTGTTACAACAAGAAATAAACAATTGCTGACTTCTCATGGCATAAATCGTGTGCATAGAATTCAAACTTTAGGATGTTGTGAAGCACGAGACCTTTTTTGTCTGCATGCTTTCCCAGATAGCGAGAGTGTTGAAATAGGAGTGGATCTCATAGATAGAGCACTGCGTTATTGTGACGGCCTTCCGTTAGCCCTCGAAGTCTTGGGCTCATTCTTATGTGGAAGAAACGAAGCTGCATGGGAAAGTGCATTGCATAAACTTTCCAAAAGTCCTGACCAAATTATTAATCAAGTTCTCAAGACAAGCTTTGATGGATTGGAGAACAATGAGAGGGAGATTTTCCTCgatattgcttgtttctttaagGGAAAGGGAGTAGAATACATCAAGGAAGTTCTTGATGACTCTGGTTTTAACACAACcataggaatagaaattctcATCGAGAGGTCCTTGATAAAAAATGAGTATGGAACCctgcaaatgcatgatttgattcAGTTGATGGGTAAGGATATTGTTAATGAGGAATGGCCCGATGATCCTGGGAAACGCAGCAGATTATGGCTTTTCGAAGATGTTGAGGAAGTTCTCTATGAAGATACGGTAAAA GTAATGGATGCAGTAAAGGCCATAGTATTGAACTTGGCCACACCAAAAGAGATGACCATTAGTCCTTGTgctttcaaaaaaatgaaaaggttgaGAATGCTCATCTTGCACAAAGTGCATATCTCTTCACAAGGTCTTGTACGCCTCCCTAATGCACTCAGATGGCTTGAATGGCCCAATGCCCTGCATCTAGAATTTGGCCTTGGTCCAAAGAAACTGGCAAGACTCCGTTTTCAGAACAGTCATATCAAACAATTAGTAGGCAACTGTCAG aattttatatgtttgaagTCCATCGAGTTCCGGGATTGCAAGTCCCTGGCTAGTATTCCTGACATTTCATCGGCTCCACTTCTGGAGAGCTTAGATCTTTTCAGTTGCAAAAGCTTGGTAGAGGTTCACCAATCCGTTGGAGATCTTGACAAGTTGAAACATTTGAATATATCAAGTTGCTCCAATCTTCGGATCTTTCCAAACACACTCAAGACAAAGTCTCTTCAATGGCTTGATTTCTCTGGTTGCTCTAAACTTGAGAAATGCCCTGATATTCTGGAAAAGATGGAACacctaatatatttttttctaaaagggACGGCAATTAAAGAACTCCCTGCAtcaattgaaaatcttgtctctATAGAGCAGATAGATTTAGGTTGTTGCAATAACCTCACAAGGCTTCCGTCGAGCATTCATAAGTTGAAAAATCTCAAGTCTCTGGTAGTTAGCTACTGCTCAAATTTTGTCATGTTTCCAAAGAACTTGGAGGATTCAATTGATCCTGATGACGATTTGGGATTCCCAAGTTTAAGGTGGCTAGACCTCTCTCACTGCAATCTATCAAAAGCGAGTTTCTTGAGAATGCTTCCAGTTGTCCTATATTGA
- the LOC104445157 gene encoding protein SUPPRESSOR OF npr1-1, CONSTITUTIVE 1 isoform X3, with protein sequence MDAVKAIVLNLATPKEMTISPCAFKKMKRLRMLILHKVHISSQGLVRLPNALRWLEWPNALHLEFGLGPKKLARLRFQNSHIKQLVGNCQNFICLKSIEFRDCKSLASIPDISSAPLLESLDLFSCKSLVEVHQSVGDLDKLKHLNISSCSNLRIFPNTLKTKSLQWLDFSGCSKLEKCPDILEKMEHLIYFFLKGTAIKELPASIENLVSIEQIDLGCCNNLTRLPSSIHKLKNLKSLVVSYCSNFVMFPKNLEDSIDPDDDLGFPSLRWLDLSHCNLSKASFLRMLPVVLY encoded by the exons ATGGATGCAGTAAAGGCCATAGTATTGAACTTGGCCACACCAAAAGAGATGACCATTAGTCCTTGTgctttcaaaaaaatgaaaaggttgaGAATGCTCATCTTGCACAAAGTGCATATCTCTTCACAAGGTCTTGTACGCCTCCCTAATGCACTCAGATGGCTTGAATGGCCCAATGCCCTGCATCTAGAATTTGGCCTTGGTCCAAAGAAACTGGCAAGACTCCGTTTTCAGAACAGTCATATCAAACAATTAGTAGGCAACTGTCAG aattttatatgtttgaagTCCATCGAGTTCCGGGATTGCAAGTCCCTGGCTAGTATTCCTGACATTTCATCGGCTCCACTTCTGGAGAGCTTAGATCTTTTCAGTTGCAAAAGCTTGGTAGAGGTTCACCAATCCGTTGGAGATCTTGACAAGTTGAAACATTTGAATATATCAAGTTGCTCCAATCTTCGGATCTTTCCAAACACACTCAAGACAAAGTCTCTTCAATGGCTTGATTTCTCTGGTTGCTCTAAACTTGAGAAATGCCCTGATATTCTGGAAAAGATGGAACacctaatatatttttttctaaaagggACGGCAATTAAAGAACTCCCTGCAtcaattgaaaatcttgtctctATAGAGCAGATAGATTTAGGTTGTTGCAATAACCTCACAAGGCTTCCGTCGAGCATTCATAAGTTGAAAAATCTCAAGTCTCTGGTAGTTAGCTACTGCTCAAATTTTGTCATGTTTCCAAAGAACTTGGAGGATTCAATTGATCCTGATGACGATTTGGGATTCCCAAGTTTAAGGTGGCTAGACCTCTCTCACTGCAATCTATCAAAAGCGAGTTTCTTGAGAATGCTTCCAGTTGTCCTATATTGA
- the LOC120295423 gene encoding disease resistance protein RUN1-like has protein sequence MAASSNMKRNYHVFLGFGGRMSAKASSVISAALDQKGISTFVDSEELRKGEEISSVLMRAIEESHVVIIIFSEHYASSWWCLEELLKFMECKEKNGLIVFLVFYKVEPREVRKGRESYGRVMAKHEFKFGKDSEKVKRWKKSLFEAGSLSGWELNDRSMGTWGIGKTTIARALYNAIEAQFQGCSFLERVRENSNQSRGLVALQEQLLSQILSPKSLTIYSVDGGISLIRERLCCKKVLLVLDDVDQLNQLQALAREGNWFGEGSRIIVTSRDKHLLTCHKIRCVYEVEALKNDAALDLFGRYAFSDSKKVQISRDLIDRALHYANGLLLALKVLGSFLCGRNEAAWESALHKLSKSPEQTINQVLKTSFDGLEYNEREIFLDITCFFKGKEKEYIKKVLDDCGFDTTIGIDILIERSLIKNENGIVQMHDFIQLMGKDIVNQEWPNDPRKRSRLWLFEDVQDFSVKIRNLKSVMFYDCNSLASIPDLSLVPHLESFKLTREILAAGFGGIAGEGFSEDTEEWRAAARQRGASRSAGAASWVRDSAWARGKAEMASGGEATRSVMAARRDRASGVAGG, from the exons ATGGCTGCTTCTTCGAATATGAAAAGGAATTATCATGTGTTCCTCGGTTTCGGAGGACGGATGTCCGCCAAGGCTTCCTCTGTCATCTCTGCGGCTCTGGACCAAAAAGGAATATCCACTTTTGTGGATAGCGAGGAGCTTAGGAAAGGAGAGGAAATATCGTCGGTGCTCATGAGGGCAATTGAGGAATCGCATGTTGTGATCATCATTTTCTCTGAGCACTATGCTTCCTCATGGTGGTGCTTGGAAGAGCTCTTGAAATTCATGGAGTGCAAGGAGAAAAACGGCCTGATTGTGTTCCTtgtgttttacaaagtggaaccaaGGGAAGTGAGGAAAGGGAGGGAGAGCTATGGGAGAGTTATGGCTAAGCATGAGTTCAAGTTCGGTAAGGATtcggagaaagtgaagagatggaagaagagTCTCTTTGAAGCCGGTAGCTTGTCTGGGTGGGAGTTGAATGACAG GTCTATGGGGACCTGGGGCATAGGAAAGACAACGATTGCTAGGGCCCTATATAATGCTATTGAGGCACAATTTCAGGGTTGTAGCTTTTTGGAGCGAGTAAGAGAAAATTCGAACCAAAGCAGAGGTCTTGTTGCTTTGCAAGAACAACTTCTATCTCAGATCTTATCTCCTAAAAGCTTAACGATCTATAGTGTCGACGGAGGAATTAGTTTGATACGAGAAAGGCTATGTTGCAAGAAGGTTCTTTTGgttcttgatgatgttgatCAGTTGAACCAACTACAAGCATTAGCTAGAGAAGGCAATTGGTTTGGAGAGGGAAGTAGAATTATTGTTACATCAAGAGATAAACATTTGCTAACTTGTCATAAAATAAGATGTGTGTATGAAGTTGAAGCTTTAAAAAATGATGCAGCACTAGACCTTTTTGGTCGATATGCCTTTTCAGATAGCAAGAAAGTTCAAATAAGTAGGGATCTCATTGATAGAGCACTACATTATGCTAATGGCCTTCTGTTAGCCCTCAAAGTGTTGGGCTCATTCTTATGTGGAAGAAATGAAGCTGCATGGGAAAGTGCATTGCATAAGCTCTCCAAAAGTCCTGAGCAAACTATTAATCAAGTTCTCAAGACAAGCTTTGATGGATTGGAGTACAACGAGAGGGAGATTTTCCTTGATATTACTTGTTTCTtcaagggaaaggaaaaagaatacaTCAAGAAAGTTCTTGACGACTGTGGCTTTGACACAACCATAGGAATAGATATTCTCATCGAGAGGTCCTTGATAAAGAATGAGAATGGAATCGTGCAAATGCATGATTTTATTCAATTGATGGGTAAGGATATTGTTAATCAGGAATGGCCCAATGATCCTAGGAAACGCAGTAGATTATGGCTTTTTGAAGATGTTCAAGATTTCTCTGTGAAGATAAG aaatttgaagTCCGTGATGTTCTACGATTGCAATTCCTTGGCTAGTATTCCTGACCTTTCATTGGTTCCACATTTGGAAAGCTTCAAGCTTACAAG ggaaatcttGGCCGCTGGTTTTGGGGGAATCGCCGGCGAGGGTTTCAGCGAGGACACCGAGGAGTGGCGCGCGGCGGCGAGGCAACGGGGAGCGTCACGGAGTGCAGGTGCGGCGTCGTGGGTGAGGGACTCGGCGTGGGCGAGAGGCAAGGCGGAGATGGCGTCGGGGGGCGAGGCAACAAGGAGCGTCATGGCGGCACGGCGAGACCGGGCGAGCGGTGTCGCGGGCGGGTAG